One genomic region from Candidatus Scalindua japonica encodes:
- a CDS encoding prepilin-type N-terminal cleavage/methylation domain-containing protein codes for MMPKKSHSGFTIIEVVVALVIVGVSITIFVRLLGSSAMLRGKINDYDKRMEIAVTKTEQSFLGLIDVGLDLDNDKKTVQGKIKGRDINWSVEDESVDGFRGYERDVYFYTVSVEGVNISSVGIR; via the coding sequence ATGATGCCAAAAAAGAGCCACAGTGGCTTTACCATCATCGAGGTCGTCGTCGCGCTTGTTATTGTAGGAGTGTCCATAACAATCTTTGTAAGGCTTTTAGGAAGTTCAGCAATGCTTAGAGGTAAAATTAACGACTATGATAAAAGGATGGAAATTGCTGTTACTAAGACTGAACAATCTTTCCTTGGACTGATAGATGTCGGTTTAGATCTGGACAATGATAAGAAAACAGTCCAGGGTAAGATTAAGGGCAGGGACATCAACTGGAGTGTAGAAGATGAAAGCGTTGACGGTTTCAGAGGATATGAGAGAGATGTGTACTTCTATACAGTGTCAGTTGAAGGTGTTAACATTTCAAGTGTAGGCATTAGATGA
- a CDS encoding PulJ/GspJ family protein has protein sequence MRKSKRSLHVERVNVSMRERESITNVVVSFQKGSTKQPCTRAFTLLELIIALSIGTVLILLVSFAIRTGFFQMEKGSKWLEDRYRDNCALFFFHQQATSMRNELINKDIIFDGNSDKIIFVTSVSLERSYGLGLMMAYYYTEVDGESFSLNYKEKRFVPGENLNSFKDQNDLMFNDSEAVEIVNGYDNISFQYLGLQEHVDVVSTKSDLEWKDEWLLNNLPKAVKVVFAKGGETQELIAPVMVMY, from the coding sequence ATGAGAAAGAGCAAACGCTCATTACATGTCGAACGGGTAAATGTGTCAATGCGCGAGAGGGAGAGTATAACAAATGTAGTAGTCTCATTTCAAAAAGGGTCTACTAAACAACCATGCACCAGAGCATTTACTTTATTAGAGCTTATAATTGCACTTTCTATTGGTACGGTATTAATCCTGCTCGTGTCCTTTGCTATAAGAACAGGTTTTTTTCAGATGGAGAAGGGGAGTAAGTGGCTTGAGGATAGATATAGAGATAACTGCGCATTATTCTTTTTTCACCAACAGGCAACATCGATGAGGAATGAGTTAATTAATAAAGATATTATTTTTGATGGCAATTCAGATAAAATTATTTTTGTGACCTCTGTTTCTCTGGAAAGAAGTTATGGATTAGGATTGATGATGGCCTATTATTATACTGAAGTAGATGGTGAAAGTTTCAGCCTGAATTATAAGGAGAAGCGATTTGTTCCGGGTGAAAACCTGAATTCATTTAAGGACCAAAATGATTTAATGTTTAATGATAGTGAAGCGGTTGAGATTGTTAATGGGTATGACAATATTTCGTTTCAATATCTTGGATTACAGGAGCACGTGGACGTAGTTTCCACTAAGTCGGATCTTGAATGGAAGGATGAATGGCTATTAAACAATTTGCCAAAAGCCGTAAAAGTTGTGTTTGCAAAGGGGGGCGAAACCCAGGAATTGATAGCCCCTGTAATGGTTATGTATTAA
- a CDS encoding general secretion pathway protein GspK, producing the protein MAIKQFAKSRKSCVCKGGRNPGIDSPCNGYVLIFVLWSITILSMVALGFSKDTKTAVLLKSISADRVKDSYAARGASLYAFAKMSIVNSGSSTKAKDKYKDSGNSHTQGADGFVAPGDLPKGGSPPIDAGADNEDSDSEQSDKNSDNKWIPGKNPYSVTIGDRDCDVYLTSENRKININGLNDKNREFFVTFLKKMDIDAFDADIIADSILDWMDTDDLTHINGAEDGFYGSLPEPYKAKDAPFDSIEELALLRGVTPEIFKSIRDFTTIYGGKEIRVNINIASKEILSSIPGLSDDIVDELSLYIEENGIIGDIEELKEVFWGLGIIGDSFEDIKRFLTLENSDYISISAFSKKTGSKQKQSSESRALHGYDYKLIVGKEGNRYKIYAAYPE; encoded by the coding sequence ATGGCTATTAAACAATTTGCCAAAAGCCGTAAAAGTTGTGTTTGCAAAGGGGGGCGAAACCCAGGAATTGATAGCCCCTGTAATGGTTATGTATTAATCTTTGTTTTATGGTCAATTACAATCCTGAGCATGGTTGCACTGGGGTTTTCTAAAGATACTAAAACGGCTGTTCTGCTCAAATCTATCAGTGCTGACAGGGTAAAGGATTCATATGCCGCCAGGGGTGCGTCTCTCTATGCATTTGCCAAAATGTCAATTGTCAATAGTGGATCGAGCACAAAAGCTAAAGACAAGTATAAAGACAGTGGTAATAGCCATACTCAGGGAGCGGACGGTTTCGTTGCACCCGGGGATCTTCCAAAAGGAGGATCCCCGCCAATTGATGCAGGGGCAGATAATGAGGATAGTGATTCAGAGCAAAGTGATAAAAACAGTGATAATAAGTGGATCCCTGGTAAGAATCCATATTCCGTAACTATAGGAGATAGAGATTGTGATGTATATTTAACCTCTGAGAACAGAAAAATTAATATAAATGGTTTAAATGATAAAAATAGAGAATTCTTTGTAACCTTTCTCAAAAAGATGGATATTGACGCTTTTGATGCAGACATAATTGCCGATTCGATACTGGATTGGATGGACACAGATGATCTGACACACATTAACGGAGCTGAAGACGGGTTTTATGGATCTCTGCCTGAACCTTATAAAGCTAAGGACGCACCTTTCGACTCTATTGAGGAATTGGCTCTGCTGCGAGGTGTAACTCCTGAAATATTTAAGAGTATAAGAGATTTTACAACTATTTACGGTGGTAAAGAAATAAGAGTTAATATAAACATTGCATCAAAGGAAATACTGAGTTCAATACCTGGCTTGTCTGATGACATTGTTGATGAATTATCTCTCTATATTGAGGAAAATGGTATAATTGGCGATATAGAGGAATTGAAGGAAGTTTTTTGGGGTCTTGGAATAATTGGTGACAGTTTTGAAGATATAAAACGTTTTTTGACCCTGGAAAATTCAGATTATATATCAATAAGCGCATTTTCTAAAAAAACTGGTAGTAAGCAAAAACAGTCAAGCGAATCAAGAGCACTTCATGGGTACGATTATAAGTTGATTGTAGGAAAGGAGGGTAACAGGTACAAAATATATGCTGCGTATCCTGAATAA
- a CDS encoding prepilin-type N-terminal cleavage/methylation domain-containing protein, whose translation MVDKHSNSKAFTLIELLVVLVIITIGAVISVPRITTGIDTAKFRNAVSEVVTYLRNTHLDAILEKKDITVSINYEQNVLQRNDDQFFNIPPDIVLNPSSIGEQQVGKFIFYNNGRGSGPKIEFLGSNARKAVVYVDLISGLAKFDLD comes from the coding sequence ATGGTAGATAAGCATAGTAATTCCAAAGCGTTTACGCTGATAGAATTATTAGTTGTTCTCGTTATTATAACAATTGGTGCTGTTATTTCTGTGCCGAGAATAACAACCGGTATTGATACCGCAAAGTTCAGAAATGCCGTCTCTGAGGTTGTTACTTACTTGAGAAATACACATCTTGATGCAATTTTAGAAAAAAAAGATATAACTGTTTCTATCAATTATGAACAAAATGTTCTTCAAAGAAACGACGATCAGTTCTTTAATATACCACCTGATATAGTCTTAAACCCTTCATCTATTGGCGAACAACAGGTTGGGAAGTTTATATTCTATAATAACGGAAGAGGTTCAGGCCCGAAGATAGAGTTTCTAGGCAGCAATGCAAGGAAAGCGGTAGTGTATGTTGATCTGATATCCGGTTTGGCGAAATTTGATTTGGATTAG